The following proteins are encoded in a genomic region of Ctenopharyngodon idella isolate HZGC_01 chromosome 12, HZGC01, whole genome shotgun sequence:
- the abi3b gene encoding uncharacterized protein abi3b isoform X2: protein MESSVNMLTLTVSMYKEKIARREIGVLTKQSKVPRTQKMVPPAGGLEPFRVYRRVPISYTRLDKLGHSHWEGSKIEEPKTEADNEDSSQQLGTQLTSTFNWSFVGIAVPPPSVPDWVGSSFAARPDLTPASPSPSLKSDRSPSLPPYAYPDLSMLPPPPLPDDEMGDAPPPPPPPSPPPPNSVYGGSLVPPPPPPPGQNTSMSSANPPPPPPPPGNMAVPPPPPPPPPGNVPIPPPPPPLQGKTTVPPPPPPPPSSAYTGSSLPPPPPPPPQNASMPPPPPPPPPNTGGKFVPPPPPAPPPF, encoded by the exons ATGGAGTCCTCCGTCAACATGCTGACTCTG ACAGTTAGCATGTACAAGGAGAAAATTGCCCGGAGAGAGATCGGAGTGCTGACCAAACAGTCGAAAGTTCCCCGGACACAGAAGATGGTTCCTCCAGCAGGAGGACTGGAGCCGTTTCGTGTGTACAGACGTGTTCCCATATCTTACACCCGCCTGGACAAACTGGGCCACAGCCACTGGGAAGGCAGCAAAATT GAAGAGCCAAAAACCGAAGCAGACAACGAGGACTCTTCCCAACAACTTGGCACACAGCTGACCAGCACCTTCAACTG GTCTTTTGTGGGTATCGCAGTTCCTCCTCCATCAGTGCCTGACTGGGTGGGTTCTAGCTTCGCGGCTCGTCCTGATCTCACTCCAGCTTCACCGTCTCCTTCACTCAAGTCTGACCGCTCCCCGTCTCTACCTCCATATGCCTATCCCGACCTGTCCATGCTGCCTCCTCCACCTCTCCCAGATGATGAGATGGGAGACGCTCCACCCCCACCCCCTCCTCCCTCTCCACCTCCACCTAATTCTGTGTATGGAGGCTCTTTGGTTCCCCCTCCACCACCTCCACCTGGTCAAAATACCTCAATGTCATCAGCAAATCCTCCACCACCTCCTCCTCCCCCAGGTAACATGGCTGTTCCACCTCCGCCACCACCCCCTCCTCCAGGCAATGTGCCTATTCCACCTCCTCCACCTCCTCTTCAGGGCAAAACGACTGTtccacctcctcctccacctcctcctAGCTCTGCCTACACTGGGTCTTCGCTACCTCCACCACCACCTCCACCTCCCCAAAATGCCTCCATGCCACCACCACCTCCTCCGCCTCCTCCTAATACTGGAGGAAAATTTGTTCCACCACCTCCTCCTGCACCGCCTccattttaa